A part of Dasypus novemcinctus isolate mDasNov1 chromosome 5, mDasNov1.1.hap2, whole genome shotgun sequence genomic DNA contains:
- the FLNC gene encoding filamin-C isoform X1 yields the protein MMNSGYPEAAGLGLGDEADEMPSTEKDLAEDAPWKKIQQNTFTRWCNEHLKCVGKRLTDLQRDLSDGLRLIALLEVLSQKRMYRKFHPRPNFRQMKLENVSVALEFLEREHIKLVSIDSKAIVDGNLKLILGLIWTLILHYSISMPMWEDEEDEDARKQTPKQRLLGWIQNKVPQLPITNFNRDWQDGKALGALVDNCAPGLCPDWEAWDPNQPVENAREAMQQADDWLGVPQVIAPEEIVDPNVDEHSVMTYLSQFPKAKLKPGAPVRSKQLNPKKAFAYGPGIEPQGNTVLQPAHFTVQTVDAGIGEVLVYIEDPEGHTEEAKVVPNNDKDRTYAVSYVPKVAGLHKVTVLFAGQNIERSPFEVNVGMALGDANKVSARGPGLEPVGNVANKPTYFDIYTAGAGTGDVAVVIVDPQGRRDTVEVALEDKGDNTFRCTYRPVMEGPHTVHVAFAGAPITRSPFPVHVAEACNPNACRASGRGLQPKGVRVKEVADFKVFTKGAGSGELKVTVKGPKGTEEPVKVREAGDGVFECEYYPVVPGKYVVTITWGGYAIPRSPFEVQVSPEAGTQKVRAWGPGLETGQVGKSADFVVEAIGTEVGTLGFSIEGPSQAKIECDDKGDGSCDVRYWPTEPGEYAVHVICDDEDIRDSPFIAHIQPAPPDCFPDKVKAFGPGLEPTGCIVDKPAEFTIDARAAGKGDLKLYAQDADGCPIDIKVIPNGDGTFRCSYVPTKPIKHTIIISWGGVNVPKSPFRVNVGEGSHPERVKVYGPGVEKTGLKANEPTYFTVDCSEAGQGDVSIGIKCAPGVVGPAEADIDFDIIKNDNDTFTVKYTPPGAGRYTIMVLFANQEIPASPFHIKVDPSHDASKVKAEGPGLNRTGVEVGKPTHFTVLTKGAGKAKLDVHFAGAAKGEAVRDFEIIDNHDYSYTVKYTAVQQGNMAVTVTYGGDPVPKSPFVVNVAPPLDLSKVKVQGLNSKVAVGQEQAFSVNTRGAGGQGQLDVRMTSPSRRPIPCKLEPGGGAEAQAVRYMPPEEGPYKVDITYDGHPVPGSPFAVEAVLPPDPSKVCAYGPGLKGGLVGTPAPFSIDTKGAGTGGLGLTVEGPCEAKIECQDNGDGSCAVSYLPTEPGEYTINILFAEAHIPGSPFKATIRPVFDPSKVRASGPGLERGKVGEAATFTVDCSEAGDAELTIEILSDAGVKAEVLIHNNADGTYHITYSPAFPGAYTITIKYGGHPVPKFPTRVHVQPAVDTSGIKVSGPGVEPHGVLREVTTEFTVDARSLTTKGGNHVTARVLNPSGAKTDTYITDNGDGTYRVQYTAFEEGVHLVEVLYDDVAVPKSPFRVGVMEGCDPTRVRAFGPGLEGGLVNKANRFTVETRGAGTGGLGLAIEGPSEAKMSCKDNKDGSCTVEYIPFTPGDYDVNITFGGRPIPGSPFRVPVKDVVDPGKVKCSGPGLGAGVRARVPQTFTVDCSQAGRAPLQVAVLGPTGVAEPVEVRDNGDGTHTVHYTPATDGPYTVAVKYADQEVPRSPFKIKVLPAHDASKVRASGPGLNAAGIPASLPVEFTIDARDAGEGLLTVQILDPEGKPKKANIRDNGDGTYTVSYLPDMSGRYTITIKYGGDEIPYSPFRIHALPTGDASKCLVTVSIGGHGLGACLGPRIQIGEETVITVDAKAAGKGKVTCTVSTPDGAELDVDVVENHDGTFDIYYTAPEPGKYVITIRFGGEHIPNSPFHVLACDPMPHVEEPSDVLQLHQPYAPHRPGAYPTHWATEEPVVPAEPMESMLRPFNLVIPFTVQKGELTGEVRMPSGKTARPNITDNKDGTITVRYAPTEKGLHQMGIKYDGNHIPGSPLQFYVDAINSRHVSAYGPGLSHGMVNKPATFTIVTKDAGEGGLSLAVEGPSKAEITCKDNKDGTCTVSYLPTAPGDYSIIVRFDDKHIPGSPFTAKITGDDSMRTSQLNVGTSTDVSLKITESDLSLLTASIRAPSGNEEPCLLKRLPNRHIGISFTPKEVGEHVVSVRKSGKHVTNSPFKILVGPSEIGDASKVRVWGKGLSEGQTFQVAEFIVDTRNAGYGGLGLSIEGPSKVDINCEDMEDGTCKVTYCPTEPGTYIINIKFADKHVPGSPFTVKVTGEGRMKESITRRRQAPSIATIGSTCDLNLKIPGNWFQMVSAQERLTRTFTRSSHTYTRTERTEISKTRGGETKREVRVEESTQVGGDPFPAVFGDFLGRERLGSFGSITRQQEGEASSQDMAAQVTSPSGKMEAAEIVEGEDSAYSVRFVPQEMGPHTVTVKYRGQHVPGSPFQFTVGPLGEGGAHKVRAGGTGLERGVAGVPAEFSIWTREAGAGGLSIAVEGPSKAEIAFEDRKDGSCGVSYVVQEPGDYEVSIKFNDEHIPDSPFVVPVASLSDDARRLTVTSLQETGLKVNQPASFAVQLNGARGVIDARVHTPSGAVEECYVSELDSDKHTIRFIPHENGVHSIDVKFNGAHIPGSPFKIRVGEQSQAGDPGLVSAYGPGLEGGTTGVSSEFIVNTLNAGSGALSVTIDGPSKVQLDCRECPEGHVVTYTPMAPGNYLIAIKYGGPQHIVGSPFKAKVTGPRLSGGHSLHETSTVLVETVTKSSSSRGSSYSSIPKFSSDASKVVTRGPGLSQAFVGQKNSFTVDCSKAGTNMMMVGVHGPKTPCEEVYVKHMGSRVYNVTYTVKEKGDYILIVKWGDESVPGSPFKVNVP from the exons ATGATGAACAGCGGCTACCCGGAGGCCGCGGGCCTCGGCCTGGGCGACGAGGCGGACGAGATGCCGTCCACGGAGAAGGACCTGGCGGAGGACGCGCCGTGGAAGAAGATCCAGCAGAACACGTTCACGCGCTGGTGCAACGAGCACCTCAAGTGCGTGGGCAAGCGCCTGACGGACCTGCAGCGCGACCTCAGCGACGGGCTGCGCCTCATCGCGCTGCTCGAGGTGCTCAGCCAGAAGCGCATGTACCGCAAGTTCCACCCGCGCCCCAACTTCCGCCAGATGAAGCTGGAGAACGTGTCCGTGGCCCTCGAGTTCCTGGAGCGCGAGCACATCAAGCTCGTGTCCATCG ACAGCAAGGCCATCGTGGATGGGAACCTGAAGCTGATCCTGGGCCTGATCTGGACGCTGATCCTGCACTACTCCATCTCTATGCCCATGTGGGAGGATGAGGAGGACGAGGACGCCCGCAAGCAGACCCCCAAGCAGCGTCTACTCGGCTGGATCCAGAACAAGGTGCCCCAGCTGCCCATCACCAACTTCAACCGCGACTGGCAGGACGGCAAAGCGCTGGGTGCCCTGGTGGACAACTGTGCTCCCG GCCTCTGCCCCGACTGGGAGGCCTGGGACCCCAACCAGCCCGTGGAGAATGCCCGGGAGGCCATGCAACAGGCGGACGACTGGCTCGGCGTACCCCAG GTGATTGCCCCCGAGGAGATTGTGGACCCCAACGTGGATGAGCATTCTGTCATGACCTACCTATCCCAGTTCCCCAAGGCCAAGCTCAAACCTGGCGCCCCCGTTCGATCCAAGCAGCTGAACCCCAAGAAGGCCTTTGCCTATGGGCCTG GCATCGAGCCCCAAGGCAACACCGTGCTGCAGCCTGCCCATTTCACCGTGCAGACCGTGGACGCCGGCATAGGCGAGGTGCTGGTGTACATCGAGGATCCCGAGGGCCACACCGAGGAG GCCAAGGTGGTTCCCAACAATGACAAGGACCGCACCTATGCCGTGTCCTACGTGCCCAAGGTCGCTGGTTTGCACAAG GTGACCGTGCTCTTTGCTGGCCAGAACATCGAGCGCAGCCCCTTTGAGGTGAACGTGGGCATGGCCCTGGGGGATGCCAACAAGGTGTCGGCCCGTGGCCCTGGCCTGGAGCCTGTGGGCAACGTGGCCAACAAGCCCACCTACTTTGACATCTACACTGCGG GGGCCGGCACTGGTGATGTTGCCGTGGTGATCGTGGACCCACAGGGCCGGCGGGACACGGTGGAGGTGGCCCTGGAGGACAAGGGCGACAACACGTTCCGCTGCACGTACAGGCCAGTGATGGAGGGGCCACACACGGTGCACGTGGCCTTCGCTGGTGCCCCCATCACCCGCAGCCCTTTCCCCGTCCACGTGGCGGAAG ccTGTAACCCCAATGCCTGCCGGGCCTCTGGGCGAGGTCTACAGCCCAAGGGTGTGCGTGTGAAGGAGGTGGCAGACTTCAAGGTGTTCACCAAAGGTGCTGGCAGCGGGGAGCTCAAGGTCACAGTCAAGGGGCCAA AGGGCACAGAGGAGCCAGTGAAGGTGCGGGAGGCAGGGGACGGAGTGTTCGAGTGCGAGTACTATCCGGTGGTGCCCGGGAAGTACGTGGTGACCATCACATGGGGCGGCTATGCCATCCCCCGCAG CCCCTTTGAGGTACAGGTGAGCCCCGAGGCAGGAACGCAGAAAGTACGGGCCTGGGGTCCCGGTTTGGAGACTGGCCAGGTGGGCAAGTCAGCCGACTTTGTGGTGGAGGCCATTGGCACGGAGGTGGGGACGCTGG GCTTCTCCATCGAGGGGCCCTCGCAGGCCAAGATCGAGTGTGATGACAAGGGGGACGGTTCCTGCGACGTGCGGTACTGGCCCACGGAGCCCGGGGAGTATGCCGTGCATGTCATCTGCGACGATGAGGACATCCGCGACTCACCCTTCATTGCCCACATCCAGCCGGCCCCCCCGGACTGCTTCCCAGACAAG GTGAAGGCCTTTGGGCCTGGCCTGGAGCCCACCGGCTGCATCGTGGACAAGCCCGCCGAGTTCACCATCGACGCCCGTGCAGCCGGCAAGGGGGACCTGAAGCTCTATGCCCAG GACGCAGATGGCTGCCCCATCGACATCAAGGTGATCCCCAATGGTGACGGCACCTTCCGCTGCTCCTACGTGCCCACCAAGCCCATCAAGcacaccatcatcatctcctggGGAGGCGTCAACGTGCCCAAGAGCCCCTTCCGG GTCAACGTGGGAGAGGGCAGCCACCCGGAGCGGGTGAAGGTGTACGGCCCCGGCGTGGAGAAGACGGGCCTCAAGGCCAACGAGCCCACCTACTTCACGGTGGACTGCAGCGAGGCGGGGCAAG GGGATGTGAGCATTGGCATCAAGTGCGCCCCCGGTGTGGTGGGCCCTGCAGAGGCTGACATCGATTTTGACATCATCAAGAATGACAACGACACCTTCACAGTCAAGTACACGCCCCCCGGGGCGGGCCGCTACACCATCATGGTGCTGTTTGCCAACCAG GAGATCCCTGCCAGCCCCTTCCACATCAAGGTGGACCCGTCCCACGATGCCAGCAAGGTCAAGGCTGAGGGCCCGGGGCTGAACCGCACTG GTGTGGAAGTTGGGAAGCCCACTCACTTCACGGTGCTGACCAAGGGTGCTGGCAAGGCCAAGCTGGATGTGCACTTTGCTGGGGCAGCCAAGGGGGAGGCTGTGCGGGACTTTGAAATCATCGACAACCACGACTACTCCTACACTGTCAAGTACACCGCTGTCCAGCAG GGCAATATGGCAGTGACAGTGACCTATGGCGGGGACCCTGTCCCCAAGAGCCCATTTGTGGTGAATGTGGCCCCCCCACTGGACCTCAGCAAAGTCAAAGTTCAAGGCCTCAACAGCA AGGTGGCTGTGGGGCAAGAGCAGGCGTTCTCCGTGAACACGCGAGGGGCTGGAGGTCAGGGCCAGCTGGATGTGCGGATGACCTCGCCCTCCCGAAGACCCATCCCCTGCAAGCTGGAGCCCGGGGGTGGAGCTGAAGCCCAGGCTGTGCGCTACATGCCTCCTGAGGAGGGGCCCTACAAGGTGGACATCACCTACGATGGCCACCCAGTGCCTGGCAGCCCCTTCGCTGTGGAGGCTGTCCTGCCCCCTGATCCCTCCAAG GTTTGCGCTTATGGCCCTGGTCTCAAGGGCGGGCTGGTGGGTACCCCCGCACCGTTCTCCATCGACACCAAGGGGGCCGGCACGGGGGGCCTGGGGCTGACCGTGGAGGGGCCCTGCGAGGCCAAGATCGAGTGCCAGGACAATGGTGATGGTTCGTGTGCGGTCAGCTACCTGCCCACGGAGCCAGGCGAGTACACCATCAACATCCTGTTCGCCGAAGCCCACATCCCTGGCTCGCCCTTCAAGGCCACCATCCGGCCCGTGTTTGACCCGAGCAAGGTGCGGGCCAGTGGGCCAGGCCTGGAGCGTGGCAAGGTGGGCGAGGCAGCCACCTTCACCGTGGACTGCTCGGAGGCGGGCGACGCTGAGCTGACCATCGAGATCCTGTCGGACGCAGGCGTGAAGGCCGAGGTGCTGATCCACAACAACGCCGATGGCACCTACCACATCACCTACAGCCCCGCCTTCCCCGGCGCCTACACAATCACCATCAAGTATGGCGGGCACCCCGTGCCCAAATTCCCCACCCGCGTCCACGTGCAGCCTGCTGTCGACACCAGCGGCATCAAGGTCTCGGGGCCAGGCGTGGAGCCACACG GTGTCCTGCGTGAGGTGACCACTGAGTTCACCGTGGACGCAAGGTCCCTAACAACCAAGGGTGGGAACCACGTGACAGCGCGCGTGCTCAACCCCTCTGGCGCTAAGACCGACACCTACATAACAGACAACGGGGATGGCACCTACCGTGTGCAGTACACTGCCTTTGAAGAGG GCGTGCATCTGGTGGAGGTGCTGTACGATGACGTGGCTGTGCCCAAGAGCCCCTTCCGAGTGGGCGTGATGGAGGGCTGTGACCCCACCCGGGTCCGGGCCTTCGGGCCAGGCTTGGAGGGTGGCTTGGTCAACAAGGCCAACCGCTTCACCGTGGAGACCAG GGGTGCGGGCACTGGGGGCCTAGGCCTGGCCATTGAGGGCCCCTCGGAAGCCAAGATGTCCTGCAAGGACAACAAGGACGGCAGCTGCACCGTGGAGTACATCCCCTTCACTCCTGGAGACTACGACGTCAACATCACCTTCGGGGGGCGGCCCATCCCAG GGAGCCCATTCCGGGTGCCAGTCAAGGACGTGGTGGACCCTGGGAAAGTGAAGTGCtcagggccagggctgggggctggcgtCAGGGCCCGGGTACCCCAGACCTTCACGGTGGACTGCAGCCAAGCTGGCCGGGCCCCCCTGCAGGTGGCCGTGCTGGGCCCCACAG GTGTGGCCGAGCCTGTGGAGGTGCGTGACAATGGGGATGGCACCCACACTGTCCACTACACCCCGGCCACTGACGGGCCCTACACGGTGGCTGTGAAGTATGCCGACCAGGAGGTGCCTCGCAG CCCCTTCAAGATCAAGGTGCTTCCAGCCCACGATGCCAGCAAGGTGCGGGCCAGCGGCCCTGGCCTCAACGCCGCGGGCATCCCTGCCAGCCTGCCCGTGGAGTTCACCATCGACGCGCGGGATGCTGGCGAGGGGCTGCTCACCGTGCAGATCCTG GACCCCGAGGGGAAGCCCAAGAAGGCCAACATCCGAGACAATGGGGATGGCACCTACACCGTGTCCTACCTGCCGGACATGAGCGGCCGGTACACCATCACCATCAAGTACGGCGGCGACGAGATCCCCTACTCGCCCTTCCGCATCCATGCCCTGCCCACCGGGGACGCCAGCAAGTGCCTCGTCACAG TGTCCATCGGAGGCCACGGCCTGG GTGCCTGCCTGGGCCCTCGCATCCAGATCGGGGAGGAGACGGTGATCACGGTGGACGCCAAGGCGGCAGGCAAGGGGAAGGTGACATGCACGGTGTCCACACCGGATGGGGCGGAGCTCGATGTGGACGTGGTTGAGAACCACGATGGCACCTTTGACATCTACTACACCGCGCCCGAGCCGGGCAAGTACGTCATCACCATCCGCTTCGGAGGCGAGCACATCCCCAACAGCCCCTTCCACGTGCTG GCGTGTGACCCCATGCCCCACGTGGAGGAGCCCTCTGACGTGCTGCAGCTGCACCAGCCCTATGCACCTCACCGGCCTGGCGCCTACCCCACACACTGG GCCACAGAGGAGCCAGTGGTGCCCGCGGAGCCGATGGAGTCCATGCTAAGACCCTTCAACCTGGTCATCCCCTTCACTGTGCAGAAAGGGGAGCTCACAG GGGAGGTGCGGATGCCTTCCGGGAAGACCGCACGGCCCAACATCACCGACAACAAGGACGGCACCATCACGGTGAGGTACGCGCCCACCGAGAAAGGCCTGCACCAGATGGGCATCAAGTACGACGGCAACCACATCCCTG GGAGCCCCCTGCAGTTCTACGTGGATGCCATCAACAGCCGCCACGTGAGTGCCTACGGGCCAGGCCTGAGCCACGGCATGGTCAACAAGCCAGCCACCTTCACCATTGTCACCAAGGATGCCGGGGAAG GGGGTCTGTCCCTGGCTGTGGAGGGCCCGTCCAAGGCGGAGATCACCTGCAAGGACAACAAGGATGGCACCTGCACTGTGTCTTACCTGCCCACAGCACCTGGAGACTACAGCATCATCGTGCGCTTTGATGACAAGCACATCCCGGGGAGCCCATTCACAGCCAAGATCAcag GGGATGACTCGATGAGGACGTCACAGCTAAACGTGGGCACCTCCACGGACGTGTCACTCAAGATCACAGAGAGCGACCTGAGCCTGCTGACCGCCAGCATCCGCGCCCCGTCGGGCAACGAGGAGCCCTGCCTGCTCAAGCGCCTGCCCAACCGGCACATCG GAATCTCCTTCACCCCCAAGGAGGTGGGGGAGCACGTGGTGAGCGTGCGCAAGAGCGGCAAGCACGTCACCAACAGCCCCTTCAAGATCCTCGTGGGGCCGTCTGAGATTGGGGACGCTAGCAAGGTGCGGGTCTGGGGCAAAGGCCTGTCGGAGGGACAGACCTTCCAGGTGGCAGAGTTCATCGTGGACACTCGTAATGCAG GCTATGGGGGCTTGGGGCTGAGTATCGAAGGCCCTAGCAAGGTGGACATCAACTGTGAGGACATGGAGGATGGCACATGCAAAGTCACCTACTGCCCTACTGAGCCTGGCACCTACATCATCAACATCAAGTTTGCTGACAAACACGTGCCTG GAAGCCCCTTCACTGTGAAGGTCACTGGCGAGGGCCGCATGAAGGAAAGCATCACCCGGCGCAGGCAGGCGCCTTCCATCGCCACCATCGGCAGCACCTGCGACCTCAACCTCAAGATCCCAG GGAACTGGTTCCAGATGGTGTCTGCCCAGGAGCGCCTGACGCGCACCTTCACACGCAGCAGCCACACGTACACGCGCACGGAGCGCACGGAGATCAGCAAGACGCGGGGCGGGGAGACCAAGCGGGAGGTGCGGGTGGAGGAGTCCACCCAGGTGGGCGGAGACCCCTTCCCTGCAGTCTTCGGGGACTTCCTAGGCCGGGAACGCCTGGGCTCCTTCGGCAGCATCACCCGGCAGCAGGAGG GTGAGGCCAGCTCTCAGGACATGGCCGCGCAGGTGACCAGCCCGTCGGGCAAGATGGAAGCCGCGGAGATCGTGGAGGGGGAGGACAGCGCCTACAGCGTGCGCTTCGTGCCCCAGGAGATGGGGCCCCACACGGTCACCGTCAAGTACCGCGGCCAGCACGTGCCCGGCAGCCCCTTTCAGTTCACCGTGGGGCCCCTGGGTGAAGGCGGTGCCCACAAGGTGCGGGCTGGAGGCACCGGGCTGGAGCGCGGCGTGGCTGGCGTGCCAG CCGAGTTCAGCATCTGGACCCGAGAAGCAGGTGCCGGCGGCCTGTCCATTGCCGTGGAGGGCCCCAGCAAGGCGGAGATCGCTTTTGAGGACCGCAAAGACGGCTCCTGCGGCGTCTCCTATGTTGTCCAGGAACCAG gtGACTACGAGGTCTCCATCAAGTTCAATGATGAGCACATCCCCGACAGTCCCTTCGTGGTGCCTGTGGCCTCCCTCTCGGATGATGCTCGCCGTCTCACGGTCACCAGTCTCCAG GAGACGGGGCTCAAGGTGAACCAGCCGGCGTCCTTTGCGGTGCAGCTCAATGGGGCGCGGGGCGTGATCGATGCTAGGGTGCACACGCCCTCCGGTGCCGTGGAGGAGTGCTACGTCTCCGAGCTGGacagtg ACAAGCATACCATCCGCTTCATCCCGCACGAGAATGGAGTCCACTCCATCGACGTCAAGTTCAATGGTGCCCACATTCCTGGCAGTCCCTTCAAGATCCGCGTGGGGGAGCAGAGCCAGGCTGGGGACCCAGGCCTGGTGTCGGCCTATGGCCCTGGGCTCGAGGGAGGCACCACTG GCGTGTCGTCAGAGTTCATCGTGAACACCCTGAACGCGGGCTCGGGAGCCTTGTCCGTCACCATTGACGGCCCCTCCAAGGTGCAGCTGGACTGTCGGGAATGTCCTGAGGGCCATGTGGTCACTTACACCCCCATGGCCCCTGGCAACTACCTCATTGCCATCAAGTACGGAGGCCCTCAGCACATTGTGGGCAGTCCCTTCAAGGCCAAGGTCACAG GTCCCCGCCTATCCGGAGGGCACAGCCTTCATGAAACGTCCACGGTTCTGGTGGAGACCGTGACCAAGTCGTCCTCAAGCCGGGGCTCCAGCTACAGTTCCATCCCCAAGTTCTCCTCCGATGCCAGCAAGGTGGTGACGCGGGGCCCCGGGCTGTCCCAGGCCTTCGTGGGCCAGAAGAACTCCTTCACTGTGGACTGCAGCAAAGCAG GCACCAACATGATGATGGTGGGCGTGCACGGGCCCAAGACGCCCTGTGAGGAGGTGTACGTGAAGCACATGGGCAGCCGGGTCTACAATGTCACCTACACCGTCAAGGAGAAAGGGGACTACATCCTCATCGTCAAGTGGGGTGACGAAAGTGTCCCCGGCAGCCCCTTCAAAGTCAATGTGCCTTGA